In Methylocystis echinoides, one genomic interval encodes:
- the lipB gene encoding lipoyl(octanoyl) transferase LipB, with protein MSAPCSLPRNSLSTAFLPERDTPPVEWRVSDTLVDYDEAVSKMERRAALIAAGDAPECVWLLEHPPIYTAGTSAKDTDLLDPRFPVYRTGRGGQFTYHGPGQRIAYIMLDLTRRRRDARAYVCALESWLIATLSDFGVAGQRREARVGVWVQRPDKPLASTGETAEDKIAAIGVRLRQWVSFHGVALNVSPDLSHFSGIAPCGVRETHLGVTSLADLGRQASMTEVDAALRRRFADIFGDAA; from the coding sequence ATGAGCGCGCCCTGCTCCCTGCCAAGGAATTCGCTCAGCACAGCGTTCCTGCCTGAGCGGGACACGCCGCCCGTGGAATGGCGCGTAAGCGATACTCTTGTCGACTATGACGAGGCCGTCTCAAAAATGGAACGACGCGCGGCGCTTATTGCCGCCGGCGACGCGCCGGAATGCGTCTGGCTACTGGAGCACCCGCCCATCTACACCGCGGGAACGTCGGCCAAGGACACGGATTTGTTGGACCCGCGTTTTCCAGTCTATCGGACAGGGCGCGGGGGGCAATTCACCTATCACGGCCCCGGCCAGCGGATCGCTTACATCATGCTGGATCTTACCCGCCGCCGGCGGGACGCGCGCGCTTATGTCTGCGCGCTCGAATCCTGGTTGATCGCGACGCTTTCCGATTTCGGCGTCGCCGGCCAGCGGCGCGAGGCGCGCGTCGGCGTCTGGGTGCAGCGGCCGGACAAGCCGCTCGCGTCTACGGGCGAGACGGCGGAGGACAAGATCGCCGCCATCGGCGTGCGTCTGCGCCAGTGGGTGAGTTTCCACGGCGTGGCGCTCAATGTGTCGCCCGACCTTTCGCATTTTTCCGGCATTGCGCCCTGCGGCGTCCGCGAGACGCATCTCGGCGTGACGAGCCTCGCCGATCTGGGGCGTCAAGCGTCCATGACGGAAGTCGACGCTGCGTTGCGCAGGAGATTTGCGGATATTTTTGGCGACGCCGCCTGA
- a CDS encoding SDR family oxidoreductase: MSELHKGRPAAVITGASEGIGAELARVFAEKGHEVAIVARRGDRLEALADEIAAKGQSRPAVIELDLLADGASRTLEKRLAEANLGPQYLVNNAGFGLIGRIADLDEAEQLDMIDLNIRALTELTLRFLPSLTATQGGVLNVASVASFMPGPGFAVYYATKAFVRSFSEAIAHELKPAGVKVSCLCPGPVETGFQARAGMSFDGIMSAVKPALVPASEVARQGYEGLMAGKRVVVPGAANKFLVWGARLSPRALLLPLLGAAQMKRN; encoded by the coding sequence ATGAGCGAACTGCACAAAGGCCGGCCGGCGGCCGTGATCACCGGCGCGTCCGAGGGGATCGGCGCCGAACTCGCCCGAGTCTTTGCAGAAAAGGGACATGAGGTGGCGATCGTCGCGCGCCGGGGCGACCGGCTCGAGGCGCTCGCCGATGAGATCGCGGCCAAGGGGCAAAGCCGCCCCGCCGTGATCGAACTCGACCTCCTCGCCGACGGGGCTTCGCGGACCCTCGAAAAGCGGCTGGCCGAGGCCAATCTTGGCCCCCAATATCTGGTCAACAACGCCGGGTTCGGACTCATCGGGCGCATCGCCGACCTCGATGAGGCCGAGCAGCTCGACATGATCGATCTCAATATTCGCGCTCTGACCGAGCTGACCCTGCGCTTCCTGCCGTCGCTCACCGCCACGCAGGGCGGCGTGCTGAACGTCGCCTCGGTCGCCTCCTTCATGCCGGGACCGGGATTCGCCGTCTATTACGCGACCAAGGCGTTCGTGCGCTCCTTCAGCGAGGCGATCGCGCATGAATTGAAGCCCGCCGGCGTGAAAGTCTCCTGCCTCTGCCCCGGGCCGGTCGAAACGGGCTTTCAGGCCCGCGCCGGGATGAGCTTCGACGGCATCATGTCCGCCGTAAAACCCGCGCTGGTGCCGGCGTCGGAAGTCGCACGGCAGGGCTATGAGGGCCTGATGGCCGGCAAGCGCGTCGTAGTGCCCGGCGCGGCCAACAAATTTCTGGTGTGGGGCGCAAGGCTCTCGCCCCGCGCCCTGCTGCTGCCGCTTCTCGGCGCGGCGCAGATGAAGCGAAACTAA
- the rpmF gene encoding 50S ribosomal protein L32, with product MAVPKRKVSPMKRGFRRSADALKAPTYVEDKDSGELRRPHHIDLKTGMYRGRQVLKVKSTEE from the coding sequence ATGGCCGTTCCGAAGAGAAAAGTCTCCCCGATGAAACGGGGCTTCCGTCGTTCCGCCGACGCCCTCAAGGCCCCGACCTATGTCGAGGACAAGGACTCGGGCGAGCTGCGCCGCCCTCACCATATCGACCTCAAGACCGGCATGTATCGCGGCCGTCAGGTTCTGAAGGTGAAGTCGACCGAGGAATAA
- a CDS encoding restriction endonuclease encodes MWIAFFTAVAGPYWPHASGTVFMALALFGVLHLAIVVYDEISTARFDDRMTPREFEHFCADVLRERRWTAHVTQASGDQGVDIVAEKRGARIVVQCKKYSKPVGNRAVQEIVAAIAHEDAQRGVVVATSGYTRAAERLAASNKVLLLHHSQLHLIDRLLRQ; translated from the coding sequence GTGTGGATAGCGTTCTTCACCGCTGTCGCCGGCCCCTACTGGCCCCATGCCTCGGGGACCGTCTTTATGGCCCTGGCGCTCTTCGGCGTCCTACACTTGGCGATCGTTGTTTACGATGAAATCAGCACGGCCCGCTTCGACGATCGTATGACGCCCCGGGAATTCGAGCACTTCTGCGCCGACGTGTTGAGAGAGAGGCGCTGGACCGCGCATGTCACCCAAGCCAGCGGCGATCAGGGGGTGGATATCGTCGCGGAGAAGCGTGGCGCCCGCATCGTTGTCCAGTGCAAGAAATATTCGAAACCTGTCGGTAACCGCGCCGTCCAGGAAATTGTGGCGGCCATTGCTCATGAAGACGCGCAGCGGGGCGTCGTCGTCGCGACCAGCGGCTATACGCGCGCGGCCGAACGGCTCGCCGCCTCCAACAAGGTGCTCCTGCTTCACCACTCGCAATTGCACCTCATCGACAGGCTCCTGCGGCAATGA
- a CDS encoding SulP family inorganic anion transporter: MTAEMNAIRIASARRPWRDHSTPMTNTLARAELPLTGLAGLKQNWRQDAVAGFLVFLIALPLCLGIAMASGFPPQAGVISAIVGGLVVSRINGSFVTINGPAAGLIVVVLASVQELGAGDAMAGYRYTLAAIVCASVLQTTMGLCRAGKLSAFFPSSAVHGMLAAIGIIIMSKQLHVMLGVKPEADTLLQTIAAIPASLRDMNPEVATIGGVGLLILIGWSLVTNRYVKMIPAPLVVVIVGMALGQYFDLDDEHIFLFLPDTAFLPHHEFTIGPKFLVAIPNNFLASFALPDFAPIFSLVFWQQVFAICLVGSLETLLSAAAVDKLDPYKRTSDLNRDLAAVGLGNILCGLIGGLPMIAEIVRSSANCNNGARTGWANFFHGLFLLVFVALFPKLIHEIPLASLAALLVFTGFRLASPSVFKKTLAIGWDQLGVFCITIAGVLATDLIIGVGIGVLAELAFHLYRSVNWSDVLRLRLEIEEAEPEVFHVRLGGAAFFANVLALKKDLALLPRGKTVVFDLSETSTIDHTVMEFLHHYCEDYERAGGMAELFGLDHHAARSKHPLAPRKRTAA, from the coding sequence GTGACGGCCGAGATGAACGCCATCCGCATTGCGAGCGCGCGTCGTCCCTGGAGGGATCATTCCACGCCTATGACCAACACCCTTGCAAGGGCTGAGCTCCCGCTGACGGGCCTCGCCGGATTGAAGCAGAATTGGCGGCAGGACGCCGTCGCGGGTTTCCTCGTCTTTCTGATCGCTTTGCCGCTGTGTCTCGGCATCGCCATGGCCTCTGGCTTTCCGCCTCAGGCGGGCGTGATTTCCGCGATCGTCGGCGGGCTGGTCGTCTCGCGCATCAACGGCTCCTTCGTCACCATCAATGGTCCGGCCGCCGGCCTCATCGTCGTGGTGCTGGCCTCCGTGCAGGAACTCGGCGCCGGCGACGCCATGGCTGGCTACCGCTACACGCTGGCTGCGATCGTCTGCGCCAGCGTCCTGCAAACGACCATGGGGCTCTGTCGCGCCGGCAAGCTTTCGGCCTTTTTTCCGTCCTCGGCCGTGCACGGCATGCTCGCCGCGATCGGCATCATCATCATGTCGAAGCAGCTTCACGTCATGCTCGGCGTCAAGCCCGAGGCGGACACGCTGCTCCAGACAATCGCCGCCATCCCGGCGAGCCTGCGCGACATGAATCCGGAAGTAGCGACGATCGGCGGGGTCGGCCTGCTGATCCTGATCGGCTGGTCGCTCGTGACGAACCGCTATGTGAAGATGATCCCGGCGCCGCTTGTCGTCGTCATCGTCGGCATGGCGCTCGGCCAATATTTCGACCTCGACGACGAGCACATCTTTCTGTTCCTTCCCGACACGGCCTTTCTCCCTCATCACGAATTCACGATCGGTCCGAAATTCCTCGTCGCCATTCCGAATAATTTCCTCGCGAGCTTCGCCCTGCCGGATTTCGCGCCGATCTTCTCGCTTGTCTTCTGGCAGCAGGTTTTCGCGATCTGCCTCGTCGGCAGCCTGGAGACGCTGCTGAGCGCGGCGGCGGTCGACAAGCTCGATCCTTACAAGCGCACGTCGGACCTCAACCGCGATCTCGCGGCCGTGGGCCTCGGCAACATTCTCTGCGGCCTGATCGGCGGCCTGCCGATGATCGCCGAAATCGTTCGCAGTTCGGCCAATTGCAACAATGGCGCACGGACGGGCTGGGCCAATTTCTTCCATGGCCTGTTCCTGCTCGTCTTCGTGGCGCTGTTTCCCAAGCTCATCCACGAGATTCCGCTCGCCTCGCTCGCGGCGTTGCTCGTCTTCACCGGCTTCCGCCTCGCCTCGCCGAGCGTGTTCAAAAAGACATTGGCCATTGGGTGGGATCAGCTCGGCGTCTTCTGCATCACCATTGCCGGCGTGCTGGCGACCGATCTGATCATCGGCGTCGGGATCGGCGTTCTCGCCGAACTCGCCTTCCACCTTTATCGCAGCGTCAACTGGAGCGACGTGCTGCGTCTGCGTCTGGAAATCGAGGAGGCGGAGCCGGAAGTCTTCCACGTGCGGCTCGGCGGCGCGGCCTTCTTCGCCAATGTTCTGGCTCTCAAGAAAGATTTGGCGCTGCTGCCGCGCGGCAAGACTGTCGTCTTCGATCTGTCGGAAACGTCGACCATCGACCACACGGTCATGGAGTTCCTGCACCATTATTGCGAAGACTACGAGCGCGCCGGCGGGATGGCGGAGCTCTTCGGCCTCGATCATCACGCGGCGAGGTCAAAGCACCCGCTCGCGCCGCGCAAGCGCACGGCCGCCTAG
- the mgtE gene encoding magnesium transporter, producing the protein MPLDQDETATGAEGFREEGGGLDADFVFEVEAAIALGNADRVHELVGGLHEADVGALLERLSHEARPRLVELMGADFDFTALMEVGEATREDILEELPVETLVEGVRELESDDAVALLETLEPAEQAEVLDALPAQERIVLRRSLDYPEDSAGRLMQTTLIAVPPFWTAGRVLDFFRETEGDELPDSFFEVFVVDPGYHLLGTVFLDALVRAKPNARLDEIMQADRRRVKATEDGAEAARLFERYNLVSAPVVDESERLVGVLTIDDIVDVIQEQASEEIKALGGVNPEEELTDDFWWIARSRFAWLFVNMLTAFITSSVLKTFQSQLEQMVALAVLGPIVAGQGGNSATQTMTVAVRALATRELNRANALKIIFRELAIGAVNGAAFGMVTGVVAANWFHNVGLLPVMALAMFTNLVAGAFGGIIVPLVFDRFKFDPAVSSGPFVTTITDVVGYGAFLTIASIWFHLG; encoded by the coding sequence ATGCCACTCGACCAAGACGAAACGGCGACGGGCGCCGAGGGTTTTCGCGAAGAAGGCGGCGGCCTGGACGCCGATTTCGTCTTCGAGGTGGAGGCCGCCATTGCGCTCGGCAACGCCGACCGGGTTCATGAACTCGTCGGCGGGCTGCACGAAGCCGATGTCGGCGCGCTGCTGGAACGCTTGAGCCATGAGGCGCGTCCGCGCCTTGTCGAGCTGATGGGCGCCGACTTCGACTTTACCGCGCTCATGGAGGTGGGGGAAGCCACCCGGGAAGATATTCTCGAAGAGCTGCCGGTCGAAACGCTCGTAGAGGGCGTGCGCGAACTCGAAAGCGACGACGCCGTCGCGCTGCTCGAAACGCTGGAGCCGGCGGAGCAGGCGGAGGTTCTCGACGCGCTGCCCGCGCAAGAGCGGATCGTCCTGCGCCGGTCGCTCGACTATCCGGAAGACTCGGCCGGCCGTCTGATGCAGACGACGCTGATCGCGGTGCCGCCGTTCTGGACCGCCGGCCGCGTCCTCGATTTCTTCCGCGAGACGGAAGGCGACGAGCTGCCGGACAGCTTTTTCGAGGTCTTCGTCGTCGATCCCGGCTATCACCTGCTCGGCACGGTCTTTCTCGACGCGCTGGTGCGGGCGAAGCCCAACGCCCGGCTCGACGAGATCATGCAGGCGGATCGCCGGCGGGTGAAGGCGACCGAGGACGGCGCCGAGGCCGCCCGTCTGTTCGAGCGCTACAATCTCGTGTCGGCGCCCGTCGTCGACGAATCCGAGCGTCTCGTCGGCGTGCTGACCATCGACGACATCGTCGACGTCATCCAGGAGCAGGCCTCAGAGGAGATCAAGGCGCTCGGCGGCGTGAACCCCGAGGAGGAGCTCACCGACGATTTCTGGTGGATCGCGCGCAGCCGGTTCGCCTGGCTCTTCGTTAATATGCTCACCGCCTTCATCACCTCGAGCGTGCTCAAGACCTTCCAGTCGCAGCTCGAGCAAATGGTCGCGCTTGCGGTTCTAGGGCCGATCGTGGCCGGACAGGGCGGCAATTCCGCGACCCAGACCATGACCGTGGCCGTGCGGGCCCTCGCCACCCGCGAGCTCAACCGCGCCAACGCCTTGAAAATTATTTTCCGCGAGCTGGCGATCGGCGCGGTCAATGGCGCGGCGTTCGGAATGGTGACCGGAGTCGTCGCGGCCAACTGGTTCCACAATGTCGGGCTGTTGCCTGTTATGGCTTTGGCGATGTTTACGAATCTCGTCGCGGGCGCCTTTGGCGGCATTATCGTGCCGCTCGTCTTCGACCGTTTCAAATTCGATCCGGCGGTCTCTTCCGGCCCCTTCGTCACCACCATCACCGACGTTGTGGGCTACGGGGCTTTCCTTACAATCGCCAGCATCTGGTTTCATCTGGGCTGA
- a CDS encoding TerB family tellurite resistance protein, which produces MLDLLKTFIADLTGEAERPKPFETADYQLAAAALLVHIASIDGDFDADERARIQALVEARFGLSSDAAQKLIAEAFESEREAVDLYRFTSVLKRRLDEEGRRQVVAMLWDMAHADGEVHEFEENVVWRVAELLGVSTRERVELRREARENLATPPQETWYRPKE; this is translated from the coding sequence ATGCTCGACCTTTTGAAAACCTTCATCGCGGACCTGACCGGCGAAGCCGAGCGGCCCAAGCCGTTCGAAACCGCCGATTATCAGCTCGCCGCCGCCGCGCTCCTCGTGCACATCGCCTCGATCGACGGCGACTTCGACGCGGACGAACGAGCCCGTATCCAAGCGCTCGTCGAAGCCCGGTTCGGCCTCTCGTCCGACGCGGCGCAGAAGCTTATCGCCGAGGCCTTTGAAAGCGAGCGGGAGGCCGTCGACCTCTACCGCTTCACCAGCGTCCTCAAGCGGCGTCTCGACGAAGAAGGTCGCCGGCAGGTTGTCGCGATGTTGTGGGACATGGCCCACGCCGACGGCGAGGTGCACGAATTCGAGGAGAATGTGGTCTGGCGCGTGGCCGAACTGCTCGGCGTCTCGACGCGCGAGCGGGTCGAACTTCGCCGCGAGGCGCGGGAGAACCTTGCGACGCCGCCGCAGGAGACCTGGTATCGCCCCAAGGAGTGA
- a CDS encoding DUF2628 domain-containing protein: MNPERVVTFGRRGSQKTPRVPARDHRKQPLADPPRLSYADLSRAGEEEAEIGRDQAPLTELPSPRRGSAAYGANETQMRWFIGPGWEDYRDLWLQMKHDGALRPGFSFDAFFFSSLWLFYRRLYAPALAATGFECAVMGLSPSNFSVWQFLLSLGVGFFGKSLVIRRGMKTIGALAESGRSSGQTALRIEQAGGTRLLAPVASTALLASVTFALDVGRQIDGSTPPTASWRMIATSLDVGTKKTAP; this comes from the coding sequence GTGAATCCAGAGCGAGTCGTCACTTTCGGCCGGCGCGGGTCACAGAAAACCCCGCGCGTCCCCGCGCGAGACCACCGCAAACAACCGCTCGCCGACCCGCCCCGGCTATCCTACGCCGACCTTTCCAGGGCCGGCGAGGAGGAGGCGGAAATAGGCCGCGACCAAGCGCCCCTGACAGAGCTTCCCTCTCCTCGCCGCGGGAGCGCCGCCTATGGCGCCAATGAGACTCAGATGCGGTGGTTCATCGGACCGGGCTGGGAGGATTATCGCGACCTCTGGCTCCAGATGAAGCACGACGGCGCGCTCAGGCCGGGCTTCTCCTTCGACGCGTTTTTCTTTTCCTCGCTCTGGCTTTTTTACCGGCGATTATACGCGCCAGCTCTCGCAGCGACCGGATTCGAGTGCGCGGTCATGGGCTTGTCGCCGTCCAACTTCTCGGTTTGGCAATTTCTCCTCAGCCTCGGCGTCGGCTTCTTTGGCAAGTCGCTGGTCATCCGGCGCGGCATGAAGACGATCGGAGCCCTTGCCGAGTCGGGCCGTTCAAGCGGTCAGACGGCCTTGCGAATCGAGCAGGCCGGCGGAACTCGATTGCTCGCGCCCGTGGCGTCAACCGCACTGCTCGCCTCTGTCACATTCGCTCTCGACGTCGGCCGCCAGATCGATGGCTCGACGCCCCCCACGGCCTCGTGGCGGATGATCGCCACCTCGCTTGACGTCGGAACAAAGAAAACGGCGCCCTGA
- a CDS encoding polysaccharide deacetylase family protein, whose product MIHFSRAAVLCVAILAATPTFARDCGPDALGVSRTIAIGPKGAALGLQSYPRTLDLADREVVLTFDDGPAAPTARVLDALAKECARATFFIIGRNAEETPALVKRAAAEGHTIGNHSYSHPAMTLRLLEDNDAKADIEKGIKAVERAIGDKTAPFFRFPGFADTPALVSYLEGKGYTIFGSDLWASDWSPMSPKGELDLVMSRLEKAGKGIVLFHDSKAQTAQMLPDFLRALKARGYRLVHIAPGEGETPIVEAGPGWSSTTEPIIAKTLAGKSKLPRGADPGAEGHRHPAGDD is encoded by the coding sequence ATGATCCACTTTTCCCGCGCCGCCGTTCTCTGCGTGGCGATCCTCGCCGCAACCCCCACTTTCGCCCGAGACTGCGGGCCCGACGCGCTCGGCGTCTCCCGCACCATCGCCATCGGCCCCAAAGGAGCCGCTCTCGGCTTACAAAGCTATCCGCGCACGCTCGATCTCGCGGATCGTGAAGTCGTTCTCACCTTCGACGACGGACCAGCGGCGCCGACGGCGCGCGTGCTGGACGCCCTCGCCAAGGAATGCGCGCGGGCGACCTTCTTCATCATCGGCCGCAACGCCGAGGAAACGCCTGCGCTGGTCAAACGAGCGGCGGCCGAGGGCCATACGATCGGCAACCACTCCTACAGCCACCCCGCCATGACGCTGCGGCTGCTCGAGGACAACGACGCAAAAGCCGACATCGAAAAAGGAATCAAGGCCGTCGAGCGCGCAATCGGCGACAAAACCGCGCCTTTCTTCCGCTTCCCCGGCTTCGCCGACACGCCCGCCCTCGTCAGCTATCTCGAGGGAAAGGGCTATACGATCTTCGGCTCGGACCTATGGGCGTCGGACTGGTCGCCGATGTCGCCAAAAGGCGAACTCGACCTTGTGATGTCGCGGCTGGAGAAGGCGGGCAAGGGGATCGTGCTCTTCCACGATTCGAAAGCCCAGACGGCGCAGATGCTTCCGGATTTCCTGCGCGCCCTGAAAGCGCGCGGCTATCGTCTCGTTCACATTGCGCCTGGAGAAGGCGAAACGCCGATTGTCGAAGCCGGGCCAGGCTGGAGCTCGACGACCGAGCCGATCATCGCCAAGACGCTCGCCGGCAAGAGCAAGCTGCCCCGGGGCGCCGACCCCGGGGCCGAAGGCCATCGCCACCCCGCGGGCGACGACTAA
- a CDS encoding chemotaxis protein CheD (catalyzes the conversion of glutamine residues to glutamate on methyl-accepting chemotaxis receptors) — MEQSSHPIRKIHVIQGECQVVTEPNVVLSTVLGSCVAACLRDPGAGVGGMNHFLLPGGDTSRNQESERYGAYLMELLINGLLKRGARRDRIEAKLFGGARMLQGLSDIGAQNAAFARQFLANEGIRILAENLGGTHGRRLEFFPVSGRARQILLPQNSSIVEPSPKLAPKAENHGTLELF, encoded by the coding sequence ATGGAGCAGAGTTCTCATCCTATCCGCAAGATTCACGTCATACAGGGCGAATGCCAGGTGGTGACAGAGCCGAATGTCGTCCTCTCGACTGTGCTCGGGTCCTGCGTCGCCGCCTGTTTGCGAGATCCCGGAGCTGGCGTCGGAGGCATGAATCACTTCCTGCTCCCAGGCGGAGATACGTCCCGAAACCAGGAATCCGAGCGATATGGCGCTTATCTGATGGAGTTGTTGATCAATGGGCTGTTGAAGCGCGGCGCGCGGCGCGACCGCATCGAGGCGAAGCTATTCGGCGGCGCGCGCATGCTCCAGGGACTGTCGGACATTGGCGCGCAGAACGCCGCCTTCGCGAGACAGTTCCTGGCCAATGAGGGCATTCGCATCCTGGCTGAAAACCTCGGCGGCACGCATGGCAGGAGATTGGAGTTTTTCCCCGTTTCCGGTCGCGCTCGACAGATTCTGCTGCCGCAAAACTCATCGATCGTGGAGCCGTCGCCAAAGCTCGCGCCGAAGGCCGAGAACCATGGGACGCTGGAGCTATTCTAG
- a CDS encoding GH25 family lysozyme, whose amino-acid sequence MRSLNFSVLRFTALACVAASTVTLAACGSAYDPGYARRPRFATSAPLVNAKKDPTFLAYAVPETDLHLFPATRSAEFAVHGIDVSKYQGDIDWEQVRDSGVAFAYIKATEGGDKTDSKFQYNWAASKAAGVPRGAYHFVYWCRPPHEEIANFASAVPNDPEALPPVLDVEPTPESKSCKRTLYREEAIRDMRIMLEAMERHYGKKPVIYSSVDFYQAILQPDALSEYPIWVRSTKYHPKVRYGDRRWTFWQYRSDGRVPGIVGAVDQNTFNGSHEQWRSWLAAQTGMRAAPVAATARHADDRGANKLIEDDPAMLKGAEKGSYEKDGASPTPPAAVDGQPDKG is encoded by the coding sequence ATGCGCTCGTTGAATTTTTCTGTTTTGCGTTTCACTGCGCTCGCTTGCGTTGCGGCCAGCACGGTGACACTCGCCGCCTGCGGCAGCGCCTACGACCCCGGCTACGCCCGGCGCCCGCGCTTCGCCACCAGCGCCCCTCTGGTCAACGCCAAGAAGGACCCGACCTTCCTCGCCTATGCGGTGCCGGAGACCGACCTTCACCTCTTCCCCGCGACCCGCAGCGCCGAATTCGCCGTCCACGGCATCGACGTCTCCAAATATCAGGGCGACATCGACTGGGAGCAGGTGCGGGATTCGGGCGTCGCCTTCGCCTATATCAAGGCGACGGAGGGCGGCGACAAGACCGACTCGAAATTCCAGTATAATTGGGCGGCCTCCAAGGCGGCCGGCGTGCCGCGCGGCGCCTATCACTTTGTCTACTGGTGCCGCCCGCCACACGAAGAAATCGCCAATTTCGCCTCCGCCGTCCCCAATGACCCGGAAGCCCTGCCGCCCGTTCTCGACGTCGAGCCGACCCCTGAATCCAAGAGCTGCAAGCGCACGCTTTATCGGGAAGAGGCGATCCGCGACATGCGGATCATGCTCGAGGCGATGGAGCGTCACTACGGCAAGAAGCCGGTCATCTATTCCTCGGTCGACTTCTATCAGGCGATTCTCCAGCCCGACGCCCTATCGGAATATCCGATCTGGGTGCGCTCGACGAAATATCATCCGAAGGTGCGCTACGGCGACCGCAGGTGGACCTTCTGGCAATATCGCTCGGACGGCCGCGTGCCCGGCATCGTCGGCGCCGTCGACCAGAACACGTTCAACGGCTCGCATGAACAGTGGCGCAGCTGGCTCGCCGCGCAGACGGGGATGAGGGCCGCGCCCGTGGCCGCGACGGCGCGGCATGCGGACGATCGGGGCGCCAACAAGCTTATCGAGGACGATCCGGCAATGCTCAAGGGCGCCGAAAAGGGCTCTTATGAAAAGGACGGCGCCTCGCCGACTCCCCCGGCCGCCGTCGACGGCCAGCCCGACAAAGGTTGA